One region of Quercus lobata isolate SW786 chromosome 2, ValleyOak3.0 Primary Assembly, whole genome shotgun sequence genomic DNA includes:
- the LOC115977088 gene encoding actin-related protein 6: MSSSFSYPDFSNVVVLDNGGGLIKAGLGGERNPSTVLPNCLLRPISSKKWITPPPATTNPNSDPLDLTSAAVRRPLDRGYLINPDLQRDIWAHLFTTLLRVTPSHSSLLLTEPLFTLPSIQRATDEIVFEDFNFKSLYVADSPSLAHLYEASRSGPTGRLVSKAQCSLVVDCGFSFTHAAPVFQNFTLNYAVKRIDLGGKALTNYLKELVSYRAVNVMDETFLIDDVKENLCFVSLDVPRDLHIARKTGRDNLYRCTYVLPDGVTHTKGFVKDPEQAKRYLSVTHGDTPQLEANKKEMDQIEVTERSENRKREVDFSKNEFDLTNERFLVPEMLFRPADLGMNQAGLAECIVRAINACHPHLHPVLYESIILTGGCTLFPRFAERLERELRPLVADDYQVNITTQEDPILGVWRGGSLLASSPDFEAMCVTKAEYEELGSARCRRRFFH, translated from the exons ATGTCGTCGTCTTTCTCCTACCCAGACTTCTCAAACGTGGTAGTCCTCGACAACGGCGGCGGCCTCATTAAAGCCGGACTAGGCGGCGAACGCAACCCCTCCACCGTCCTCCCCAACTGCCTCCTCCGCCCCATCTCCTCCAAAAAATGGATCACCCCTCCACCCGCCACCACCAACCCCAACTCCGACCCCCTGGACCTCACCTCCGCCGCCGTCCGCCGCCCACTCGACCGTGGCTACCTAATAAATCCAGACCTGCAACGCGACATATGGGCCCACCTCTTCACCACACTCCTCCGCGTCACCCCTTCTCACTCCTCCCTCCTCTTGACCGAACCCCTCTTCACTCTCCCCTCCATCCAACGCGCCACCGACGAGATCGTGTTCGAAGACTTCAACTTCAAGTCCCTCTACGTGGCCGACTCCCCTTCCTTGGCCCATCTCTACGAGGCCAGTCGATCTGGGCCCACGGGCCGGCTTGTCTCCAAGGCCCAATGTAGCCTCGTTGTCGACTGTGGCTTCTCCTTCACTCACGCCGCACCTGTGTTTCAAAACTTTACGCTCAACTACGCCGTGAAACGAATCGACCTCGGTGGTAAAGCCCTCACTAATTACCTTAAAGAGCTCGTGTCTTACAGGGCTGTTAATGTTATGGACGAGACTTTCTTGATCGACGATGTTAAAGAAAACCTCTGCTTTGTCTCCCTCGATGTCCCACGTGACCTCCACATCGCAAg GAAGACTGGGAGAGACAATTTGTACAGGTGCACGTATGTGCTTCCAGATGGAGTAACTCACACCAAGGGCTTTGTTAAGGACCCGGAACAAGCAAAAAGATACTTGTCTGTGACACACGGGGACACACCACAATTAGAGGCTAATAAGAAGGAAATGGATCAAATTGAAGTTACAGAGAGGAGTGAGAACCGGAAGAGAGAagttgatttctcaaaaaat GAGTTTGACTTGACAAATGAGCGGTTCCTTGTCCCCGAGATGCTCTTTCGTCCTGCAGATCTAG GAATGAACCAAGCTGGACTAGCAGAGTGCATTGTTCGAGCTATCAATGCTTGCCATCCTCATCTTCACCCTGTACTCTATGAAAG CATTATTTTGACTGGTGGATGCACGTTATTTCCTCGATTTGCTGAGAGACT AGAGAGGGAGCTCCGGCCTCTTGTCGCTGATGACTATCAAGTGAACATAACAACTCAAGAAGA TCCCATACTAGGTGTCTGGAGAGGGGGGTCGCTGTTGGCATCTAGTCCTGATTTTGAAGCGATGTGTGTCACTAAAGCTGAGTATGAGGAGCTTGGATCTGCTAGGTGTCGGAGGAGATTCTTCCATTGA
- the LOC115977091 gene encoding putative clathrin assembly protein At2g25430, whose product MAPSTIRKAIGAVKDQTSISIAKVAGNIAPDLEVLVVKATSHDDEPAEEKHIREIINLTTYSRGYVSACVVTISRRLSKTRDWIVALKSLMLVHRVLVDGHPSFEDEIVYATRRGMRVLNMSDFRDEAHSNSWDHSSFVRFYAVFLDEKVESVVYEKKMKGEDNKNDRYKDEFDDNINGMGMGRRTRSYGDVSESVGKEKRRETPMREMQPEKVLGKLNQLLRILDRILACRPTGAAKSSRLVLVALYTVVRESFGVYVEICEALGLLLDRFLDMEYEVCVKAFDSYVNAAKMIDELVGFYGWCKEMGIARSSEYPEVQRITDKLLGTLEGFLRDMTNKPKSVESRVEKVAAKDEEVVVEQNMNEIKALPPPENYTPPPPPPEPKPKPQPQPQQVTEDLVNLKEDGVSADEQGNKLALALFSGPPKGNTNGSWEAFPSNGEPEVTSAWQTPAAESGKADWELALVETASNLSNQKAALGGGLDPLLLNGMYDQGAVRQHVSTTQLSGGSASSVALPGPGKSATPVLALPAPDGTVQAVGHQDPFAASLTVPPPSYVQIADMEKKQHLLVQEQQLWQQYGSNGMQGQVGLAKIAAASGYYGPSPQPMMPYGMPQPGGYYHGPY is encoded by the coding sequence ATGGCACCCAGTACGATCCGAAAGGCGATCGGGGCGGTGAAAGACCAAACGAGTATAAGCATAGCGAAAGTGGCCGGCAATATAGCCCCAGACCTCGAAGTTTTGGTCGTAAAAGCAACGTCCCACGATGACGAACCAGCTGAGGAGAAGCACATCAGAGAGATCATCAATCTGACCACGTATTCGCGGGGTTATGTGAGTGCGTGTGTGGTGACGATATCGAGGCGTTTGAGCAAAACCCGGGATTGGATTGTGGCGCTCAAGTCTCTGATGCTTGTGCATCGGGTTTTAGTCGATGGGCACCCTTCGTTTGAGGATGAGATCGTGTACGCGACTCGGAGGGGCATGAGGGTCTTGAATATGTCGGATTTCAGAGACGAGGCGCATTCGAATTCGTGGGATCATTCGAGTTTCGTGAGGTTTTATGCTGTGTTTTTGGATGAGAAGGTCGAGAGTGTGGTGTatgagaagaaaatgaaaggtGAGGATAATAAGAATGATAGGTATAAGGATGAGTTTGATGATAATATTAATGGAATGGGGATGGGTAGGCGGACGAGGTCTTATGGGGATGTGAGTGAATCGGTTGGGaaagagaagaggagagagacacCGATGAGGGAAATGCAGCCCGAGAAGGTTTTGGGGAAATTGAATCAATTGTTAAGGATTCTTGATAGGATATTGGCTTGTAGGCCAACCGGTGCGGCTAAGAGTAGTAGATTGGTGCTTGTGGCGCTTTATACTGTTGTCAGGGAGAGTTTTGGGGTTTATGTGGAGATATGTGAGGCATTGGGGTTGTTGTTGGATAGGTTTCTGGACATGGAGTATGAGGTTTGTGTTAAGGCTTTTGATTCTTATGTTAATGCGGCTAAGATGATTGATGAGCTTGTGGGGTTTTATGGTTGGTGTAAAGAAATGGGGATTGCGCGCTCTTCTGAGTATCCTGAAGTCCAGAGGATTACTGATAAGCTTTTGGGAACCCTTGAAGGGTTCTTGAGGGATATGACAAACAAGCCAAAGAGCGTTGAGAGTAGAGTGGAGAAAGTGGCTGCGAAGGATGAGGAGGTAGTGGTGGAGCAGAATATGAATGAGATAAAGGCTCTTCCTCCGCCAGAGAATTATAcccctccaccaccaccacctgaACCGAAGCCTAAGCCACAGCCTCAGCCTCAGCAGGTGACCGAGGACTTGGTGAATTTAAAGGAAGATGGTGTTTCAGCTGATGAACAAGGCAACAAATTAGCTTTGGCATTGTTCTCTGGACCACCAAAAGGGAATACTAATGGTTCGTGGGAAGCTTTCCCATCTAATGGAGAGCCTGAGGTGACTTCAGCTTGGCAGACACCTGCTGCTGAGAGTGGCAAAGCAGATTGGGAGTTGGCATTGGTGGAAACAGCTAGCAATCTGTCGAATCAGAAAGCTGCATTGGGGGGTGGTTTGGATCCATTGTTGTTGAATGGAATGTATGATCAGGGGGCAGTGAGGCAGCATGTGAGCACTACTCAATTGAGTGGAGGAAGTGCAAGTAGTGTGGCATTGCCTGGGCCAGGCAAGAGTGCTACACCAGTGCTAGCTCTGCCTGCTCCAGATGGGACAGTTCAGGCGGTAGGGCACCAGGACCCTTTTGCTGCATCACTTACAGTGCCGCCTCCTTCATACGTGCAAATAGCAGATATGGAGAAAAAGCAGCACTTGCTTGTCCAAGAACAGCAGCTCTGGCAGCAGTATGGAAGCAATGGGATGCAAGGCCAAGTGGGTTTGGCTAAGATTGCTGCTGCCTCTGGCTACTATGGCCCAAGTCCTCAACCAATGATGCCTTATGGCATGCCACAGCCAGGAGGGTACTACCATGGACCCTATTGA